In the Candidatus Brocadiia bacterium genome, one interval contains:
- a CDS encoding MOSC domain-containing protein produces MNGKIVAVCISQRKGASKQSVLECELEVGKGLVNDAHAGPGHRQVSLLAWESIDNVRIKFPGLKIEAGSFAENLTVEGIKLELLPIGTLLQVGDSVVLKITQIGKKCHTKCAIYHKIGNCIMPVEGVFAEVIKNGMVRSGDRVKLISVVP; encoded by the coding sequence ATGAATGGTAAAATAGTCGCAGTTTGTATTAGCCAACGTAAGGGCGCGTCCAAACAGAGTGTCTTGGAGTGCGAGCTCGAGGTCGGTAAAGGATTAGTTAATGACGCTCATGCCGGGCCAGGTCACCGACAGGTGAGTCTTCTGGCCTGGGAGTCTATTGATAACGTCAGGATTAAGTTTCCGGGACTTAAAATAGAGGCTGGTTCTTTTGCCGAGAATCTGACAGTTGAGGGTATCAAACTGGAATTATTGCCGATTGGGACCTTATTACAAGTCGGTGATTCAGTTGTGTTAAAGATAACTCAGATAGGGAAGAAATGCCATACCAAGTGCGCCATCTACCATAAAATAGGCAACTGCATAATGCCGGTAGAAGGGGTATTTGCCGAGGTTATTAAAAACGGGATGGTTAGATCCGGTGATAGGGTGAAATTGATATCCGTGGTTCCGTAA
- a CDS encoding biopolymer transporter ExbD: protein MFRIKRKDDDPSMEINMTPMIDVIFQLIIFFMCSIHFKSLEGKLQSYLPKNKGPEPTIVTEPDDLNEVRIKLIYSPDSKPLMSKIVIGTENIPDWDALEKRVTSITADQRNRITEKPIPFKIDPQLKVPTQAVINVINICKKAGVSKIEFAYKPPDK from the coding sequence ATGTTCCGTATTAAAAGAAAAGACGACGACCCAAGTATGGAAATAAACATGACTCCGATGATTGACGTGATTTTTCAGCTGATTATCTTCTTTATGTGCTCGATTCATTTCAAGTCATTGGAAGGAAAACTGCAGTCTTATCTGCCAAAGAATAAAGGCCCAGAACCGACTATCGTTACAGAACCAGATGATCTAAATGAAGTGCGTATCAAGCTTATCTATAGCCCGGATAGCAAACCGCTGATGAGCAAAATTGTAATCGGCACCGAGAACATACCGGATTGGGACGCTCTGGAAAAACGGGTAACCTCAATTACGGCGGATCAGAGAAATCGAATAACCGAAAAACCTATCCCATTCAAGATAGACCCTCAACTTAAGGTACCAACCCAGGCAGTTATTAATGTAATCAATATATGTAAAAAGGCAGGTGTCAGCAAGATAGAATTTGCGTACAAGCCGCCGGATAAGTAA
- the moaC gene encoding cyclic pyranopterin monophosphate synthase MoaC — protein MGLSHLTPKGSIKMVNIGAKDITLRMARASACIKMKPATYKAITANKIKKGNVLEAARLAGIMAAKSTHTMIPLCHPINITNVAIEFKMQKLGLIEVMGLVECIDRTGAEMEALTAMAVASLTIYDMCKAIDRGMVISDIKLIEKSGGKSGHYISAV, from the coding sequence ATGGGTCTTTCGCACCTGACACCCAAAGGCAGTATCAAGATGGTTAACATCGGCGCTAAGGATATAACCTTAAGAATGGCTAGGGCTTCAGCCTGTATTAAAATGAAGCCGGCCACATATAAGGCCATAACCGCTAATAAAATAAAAAAGGGCAATGTTTTGGAAGCGGCGCGGTTGGCTGGTATTATGGCCGCCAAGTCCACCCACACGATGATTCCGCTTTGCCACCCGATTAATATAACTAATGTGGCTATAGAATTTAAGATGCAAAAATTGGGTTTGATAGAGGTTATGGGCCTCGTTGAATGTATTGACCGGACCGGGGCGGAAATGGAAGCTCTGACTGCGATGGCTGTGGCCAGTCTGACCATATATGATATGTGCAAGGCCATAGACCGGGGGATGGTTATCAGTGATATAAAATTGATAGAGAAGTCGGGCGGTAAAAGTGGGCATTATATTTCGGCAGTTTGA
- a CDS encoding pitrilysin family protein: protein MKKTTSKLLRESCFQGSLECELPCIIIPKKGQSKKTAIVSVLYGSTDNKFIPPGGNQKEVPAGIAHFLEHQLFKKAEGDLGQEFARYGAYYNANTGYHSTNYFFTSTDNFEDNLKILMRLTSQPYFSEEYVSTEKLIIEQELRMYLDMPDTKIYLNLLKNLYHHHPVNIEVGGTIDSIRNITPQLLEICYRLFYHPDNMVIALAGDMDPEKSMATLNKIWNIKYDKLDGPIKRVLPDEPDSIKADSASENMSVARPHLLIGYKDTVVGLKGKDLITHNLTNDIMLELLLGHSSEIYNKLYKESLIDDHFGASCSNHETYGFTIISAETDTPQEVYQRLLKEITKAKKTRFKKRDLERIKNKFIGKFISAFNSSESLAMIFSAYYFQKINVFDIPRYIKQISLKDVQERLSVHLDEEYHSISVVNPTGK, encoded by the coding sequence ATGAAGAAGACAACCAGCAAATTATTGAGGGAATCTTGCTTCCAGGGCAGCTTGGAATGCGAGCTGCCGTGCATCATTATTCCAAAAAAAGGCCAGTCCAAGAAGACGGCCATAGTCTCGGTGCTTTACGGCTCGACTGACAATAAGTTTATCCCACCGGGCGGCAACCAGAAGGAGGTGCCGGCCGGAATCGCCCATTTCCTGGAGCACCAGCTGTTCAAGAAAGCCGAAGGCGACCTAGGCCAGGAATTCGCCCGATACGGGGCTTATTATAACGCCAATACCGGGTATCATTCCACAAACTACTTCTTTACCAGCACTGATAATTTTGAAGACAACCTAAAAATACTGATGCGCTTAACCAGCCAGCCCTACTTTTCGGAAGAATACGTTTCCACGGAAAAACTAATTATCGAACAAGAACTCCGCATGTATCTTGATATGCCGGATACTAAAATCTATCTGAACCTGCTTAAAAACCTGTATCATCACCACCCGGTAAATATTGAAGTGGGAGGCACAATCGACAGCATCAGGAATATCACCCCGCAGTTGCTGGAAATATGCTATCGGCTGTTTTACCATCCGGATAATATGGTCATCGCGCTGGCCGGAGATATGGACCCCGAAAAATCCATGGCTACTTTGAATAAAATATGGAATATCAAATATGACAAACTCGATGGCCCCATCAAAAGGGTTCTGCCGGACGAACCAGACAGCATCAAAGCTGATTCCGCCTCAGAGAACATGTCTGTGGCCAGGCCTCACCTGCTGATAGGATACAAAGATACGGTGGTGGGGTTAAAAGGCAAAGACCTGATTACGCATAACCTGACAAACGATATTATGCTGGAACTTCTTTTGGGACACTCGTCCGAAATTTACAACAAACTCTATAAGGAAAGCTTGATTGACGATCATTTCGGGGCCTCTTGCAGCAATCACGAAACATACGGCTTCACTATCATAAGCGCGGAAACTGATACGCCGCAGGAAGTATACCAACGGCTACTTAAGGAAATAACCAAGGCAAAAAAAACCCGGTTCAAGAAGCGCGACCTGGAAAGGATTAAAAACAAGTTTATCGGTAAATTCATCTCTGCTTTCAACTCTTCGGAATCACTGGCTATGATATTCAGCGCCTACTATTTCCAGAAAATAAACGTCTTCGATATTCCCCGGTATATAAAGCAAATATCATTGAAGGATGTGCAGGAAAGGCTGTCCGTGCATCTTGATGAGGAATATCATTCCATTTCAGTAGTCAATCCGACAGGAAAATAA
- the guaB gene encoding IMP dehydrogenase has translation MDDRIIGKGITFDDVLLVPRKSDIIPVQVEVKSQFSRHISINIPIISAAMDTVTEANLAISLAQEGGIGIIHKNLTIEEQSREVTKVKRSASGVILDPICLPPNESIGTARKIMTDHHISGIPITDENKKLQGILTIRDLRFQKSDAKNISEVMTKDHLITAAPDTTLEQAKQILHKNKVEKLLLVDKDFIVKGLITIKDINKMLQFPNACRDKQGRLRVGAAVGVNDIERAEQLISCGIDVIVVDTAHGHSNNVINAVKELKKRFKIDIVAGNIATSEAAIDLIKAGVDAVKVGIGPGSICTTRIIAGVGVPQITAIYDCTKIAQKYKVPVIADGGIRHSGDITKAIAAGAHSVMIGGLFAGVAESPGESFIYKGRSYKSYRGMGSEGAMMKGSKDRYRQESVTTRDKLVPEGIEGQIPSKGPISDFVYQLVGGLKAGMGYCGVRNIDELRTRTKFIKISAASLRESHPHDVIITREAPNYWAE, from the coding sequence ATGGACGACAGGATTATTGGTAAAGGCATAACTTTTGACGATGTCTTGCTGGTTCCCCGCAAGTCAGATATCATCCCGGTGCAGGTTGAAGTGAAAAGTCAGTTTTCCCGCCATATTTCGATAAATATACCCATTATCTCCGCCGCTATGGATACGGTTACCGAAGCTAATCTGGCTATTTCTTTAGCTCAGGAAGGCGGAATAGGCATTATTCATAAAAACCTCACTATCGAAGAGCAGTCCCGGGAAGTAACCAAGGTTAAACGCTCGGCCAGCGGGGTTATCCTTGACCCGATTTGCCTGCCACCTAATGAATCTATCGGCACAGCCCGCAAGATAATGACTGACCACCATATATCTGGGATTCCTATAACCGATGAAAATAAGAAGCTTCAAGGGATTTTGACTATTCGCGACTTGAGGTTCCAGAAAAGCGACGCCAAGAATATTTCCGAGGTGATGACTAAGGACCATCTGATAACCGCGGCGCCGGATACCACGCTGGAACAGGCAAAGCAGATTCTTCATAAGAATAAAGTTGAGAAACTGCTTCTGGTTGATAAGGATTTTATTGTTAAGGGGCTTATTACCATAAAAGATATCAACAAGATGCTCCAGTTTCCGAATGCTTGCCGTGATAAACAGGGCCGGCTCAGGGTTGGCGCGGCGGTCGGAGTTAATGATATTGAGCGGGCCGAGCAGCTGATTAGTTGCGGAATAGATGTAATTGTAGTTGATACGGCGCACGGCCATTCCAATAACGTTATTAATGCCGTGAAAGAACTCAAGAAGCGGTTCAAGATAGATATCGTGGCCGGTAATATCGCCACCAGCGAAGCGGCTATTGATTTGATAAAAGCCGGGGTTGATGCGGTTAAGGTCGGTATCGGGCCGGGCTCGATATGCACCACCCGGATTATTGCCGGTGTTGGCGTACCGCAGATTACGGCGATTTATGATTGCACCAAGATTGCCCAGAAATACAAGGTCCCGGTTATCGCCGACGGCGGTATCAGGCATTCGGGCGATATAACCAAAGCCATTGCGGCAGGCGCCCATTCGGTTATGATCGGCGGGTTGTTCGCCGGCGTGGCGGAAAGCCCGGGCGAATCGTTTATCTACAAAGGCCGTTCTTATAAATCATACCGGGGTATGGGTTCCGAAGGCGCTATGATGAAGGGTAGCAAGGACCGTTACCGCCAGGAGAGCGTAACAACAAGGGATAAACTTGTGCCTGAAGGCATAGAGGGGCAGATACCTTCTAAAGGACCGATCAGTGACTTTGTTTACCAACTGGTTGGCGGGCTTAAGGCCGGTATGGGATATTGCGGCGTCAGAAATATCGATGAATTGAGGACCAGGACCAAATTCATAAAAATATCAGCTGCCTCTCTGAGGGAAAGCCATCCTCATGATGTCATAATTACTAGGGAAGCGCCTAATTACTGGGCGGAATAA
- the rpmG gene encoding 50S ribosomal protein L33 produces the protein MREWIFMECSQCGNRYYRTSKDPKKQAKLELKKFCSICRAHTKHKEKKK, from the coding sequence ATGAGAGAATGGATTTTCATGGAATGCTCGCAGTGTGGCAACCGGTATTACCGGACCAGTAAAGATCCTAAAAAACAGGCCAAACTGGAGCTAAAGAAATTCTGCTCTATCTGTAGGGCGCATACAAAGCACAAGGAAAAGAAGAAGTAG
- a CDS encoding UvrB/UvrC motif-containing protein, whose product MTEIVNHNVNQELHLCTDCAQKEGVTHKMPFSLAEIMGSFMEPIIGKMVKEMADAKCEHCGMSYLLFKTKMRFGCAHDYEVFKGGVEPLLEKIHHSTHHRGKVPAQVNPNVLKEKEIKDLQKELEQLVRQEKFEEAAKIRDKINSLRQKSGARKNAAKNKKTDENR is encoded by the coding sequence ATGACTGAGATAGTCAATCATAATGTTAATCAAGAGCTCCATCTCTGCACCGATTGCGCTCAGAAAGAAGGCGTGACCCATAAAATGCCCTTCTCTCTGGCTGAAATAATGGGCAGTTTTATGGAGCCGATTATCGGAAAAATGGTCAAGGAAATGGCTGATGCCAAGTGCGAACATTGCGGGATGAGCTATTTGCTTTTTAAGACAAAAATGCGGTTTGGATGCGCCCATGATTATGAAGTTTTTAAGGGCGGCGTCGAGCCGTTACTGGAAAAGATACATCATAGCACCCACCATAGAGGCAAGGTGCCGGCCCAGGTTAACCCTAATGTGCTTAAGGAAAAGGAGATTAAGGATTTGCAGAAAGAACTGGAGCAATTGGTCAGGCAGGAGAAATTCGAGGAAGCCGCTAAAATCAGGGATAAAATCAATTCTTTGCGGCAGAAATCCGGCGCCAGAAAGAATGCCGCTAAGAATAAAAAAACAGATGAAAATCGATAG
- the queD gene encoding 6-carboxytetrahydropterin synthase QueD, whose translation MYELLIKNHFSSAHRLRGYRGKCENLHGHNWNVDVTIRGGKLNSQGMIIDFDELKKIINSVLEEYDHKYLNELPDFRKLNPTTENISFLISVKLQKKLKTKRVKVIKVCVWESAQCGACYYAVR comes from the coding sequence ATGTATGAACTTTTGATAAAAAACCATTTTTCTTCGGCTCATAGATTACGAGGATACCGCGGTAAGTGCGAGAATCTGCACGGCCATAACTGGAATGTGGATGTGACCATACGGGGCGGCAAACTTAATTCTCAGGGCATGATTATTGATTTTGACGAGCTTAAGAAAATAATCAATTCAGTTCTGGAAGAATACGACCATAAATACCTGAACGAGCTGCCGGATTTTAGAAAGTTAAACCCGACCACCGAAAATATTTCATTTTTAATATCAGTTAAACTTCAGAAAAAACTAAAAACCAAACGGGTTAAAGTGATCAAGGTATGCGTCTGGGAATCAGCCCAGTGTGGAGCGTGCTATTATGCTGTGCGGTAA
- a CDS encoding 4Fe-4S binding protein: protein MKDAMKTKRKIVKIDESKCTGCGQCVTGCVEGALKIVNGKAKLVSETYCDGLGACIGECPEGAITIENREVSPFSLAAAEKHKEQAAAKTLPCGCPSSQVRDLSNERCPSATAPFSVRPDSRLANWPIQLMLVPSTAPFLQNRDLVIAADCTSYAYADFHQDFISGKSLIIACPKLDDSQYYLEKLTDIFKTAKIKSITVLHMEVPCCSGLVHITKKALESSEKKIPAREITIGIKGDIKAQSDI from the coding sequence ATGAAAGACGCGATGAAGACAAAAAGAAAGATAGTTAAGATAGACGAGTCCAAATGCACCGGTTGTGGTCAATGCGTTACTGGTTGTGTTGAAGGGGCTCTGAAAATAGTCAACGGCAAGGCTAAATTGGTCAGCGAGACCTACTGCGACGGCTTAGGTGCTTGCATCGGCGAATGCCCCGAAGGCGCTATTACTATCGAAAATCGCGAGGTGTCTCCATTTAGCCTGGCCGCGGCCGAAAAACATAAGGAGCAGGCGGCCGCCAAGACTTTGCCCTGCGGTTGCCCGTCCAGCCAGGTTAGGGATTTGAGCAATGAGCGTTGTCCGTCAGCCACCGCTCCGTTCTCTGTCCGGCCCGATTCCCGGCTGGCTAATTGGCCTATCCAGTTGATGCTGGTGCCGTCCACCGCGCCGTTTCTGCAGAATCGCGACTTGGTCATTGCGGCAGACTGTACCTCCTATGCCTATGCCGATTTCCACCAGGACTTCATTAGCGGTAAATCGCTGATTATCGCCTGCCCAAAACTCGACGACAGCCAGTATTACCTGGAAAAACTTACGGACATATTCAAGACAGCTAAAATCAAGTCAATCACCGTTTTGCATATGGAGGTGCCGTGCTGTTCCGGCCTGGTTCATATCACCAAAAAGGCGCTTGAGTCGTCAGAAAAGAAGATACCGGCTCGCGAAATTACCATCGGCATCAAGGGTGATATTAAGGCGCAATCGGATATTTAA
- a CDS encoding protein arginine kinase, with translation MPLRIKKQMKIDSFLSQAGEWIKGNGPDSDVVISSRVRLARNLHGFIFLTMANEKQQSEIEEYIRAKLQPILSKSGTDYFFMKEMNSLDRGLLVERHLISKDMVSGSGARGLFVNSKESQAIMVNEEDHLRLQVLKSGLQIEKAWEELDALDNQVESVLPYAFSPQFGYLTACPTNAGTGMRVSVMLHLPALAMIKQINKVFQALGRIKIMVRGFYGEGTEATGDFYQISNQVTLGKSEKEIASELANIIPEIVKYERGCRDKMLNDSHKRMEDKVYRSYGVLRYARSVSSEEALELFSVIRLGITTGLIKDISLKTINELFILTQPSHLQKMEKKSLNATERDILRAQFIKGKLDK, from the coding sequence ATGCCGCTAAGAATAAAAAAACAGATGAAAATCGATAGTTTCTTGTCGCAGGCCGGGGAATGGATTAAAGGTAACGGCCCGGATTCTGATGTGGTTATAAGCAGCCGCGTACGACTGGCCCGGAATCTTCACGGCTTTATTTTTCTGACCATGGCTAATGAGAAACAGCAGTCGGAAATAGAGGAGTATATCAGGGCCAAACTTCAACCGATTCTGTCAAAGTCTGGCACGGATTATTTTTTTATGAAAGAAATGAACAGCCTGGACAGGGGGTTGTTGGTTGAGCGCCACCTGATAAGTAAGGACATGGTTTCGGGTAGCGGGGCAAGAGGGCTTTTTGTCAACAGTAAGGAATCGCAGGCTATCATGGTCAATGAGGAGGACCATCTCAGGCTTCAGGTCCTCAAATCCGGCTTGCAGATAGAAAAAGCCTGGGAGGAGCTTGACGCGCTTGATAACCAGGTGGAAAGCGTTTTGCCGTATGCTTTTTCGCCGCAGTTCGGATACCTGACCGCCTGTCCTACCAACGCCGGGACCGGCATGCGTGTTTCGGTTATGCTTCACCTGCCGGCTCTAGCTATGATTAAGCAGATAAATAAAGTATTCCAGGCTCTTGGCCGGATAAAAATAATGGTTCGCGGTTTTTACGGCGAAGGCACGGAAGCAACCGGTGATTTCTACCAGATTTCCAACCAGGTGACCCTGGGAAAATCAGAAAAGGAGATAGCCAGCGAATTGGCTAATATCATCCCGGAGATAGTAAAATATGAGCGGGGTTGCCGTGATAAGATGCTCAATGACTCCCATAAACGCATGGAAGACAAGGTTTATCGCTCTTACGGGGTGCTTCGTTATGCGCGGTCAGTTTCGTCGGAAGAAGCTCTGGAGCTTTTTTCGGTTATCCGGCTGGGTATCACCACGGGATTGATAAAAGATATTTCTCTTAAAACGATTAACGAGTTGTTTATTCTTACCCAGCCGTCCCACCTTCAAAAAATGGAAAAGAAGTCGCTCAATGCGACCGAGCGGGACATACTTAGGGCGCAGTTTATCAAGGGAAAATTAGATAAATAA
- a CDS encoding tetratricopeptide repeat protein, with protein sequence MKFICLLIIAVLACLPGCVGVGGAAASAVLTPVAMAQQYYQMGQQMMNTNNDYQSAANSFQKALELDSQYTDARNGLIMAYAKLDQPEKALDFLSHLGGVTAGSMGVDGSNVVDYPLSSEITDSEFARITVSEYEKEIQENPYNPRPYYNLGNHYCQMGQNRKAMPYLCSVLRLTKPDSELYQNAKRLLRMMGAI encoded by the coding sequence ATGAAATTTATATGCCTGTTAATCATCGCCGTGCTGGCTTGTTTGCCCGGCTGTGTTGGAGTCGGCGGAGCCGCCGCCAGCGCCGTACTGACTCCGGTAGCCATGGCCCAGCAGTATTACCAGATGGGCCAGCAGATGATGAACACCAACAACGACTACCAGTCCGCGGCAAATTCATTCCAGAAAGCGTTGGAGCTCGATTCTCAGTATACCGACGCCCGGAACGGACTGATTATGGCCTATGCCAAGCTTGACCAACCGGAAAAGGCTTTGGATTTTCTGTCCCATCTTGGCGGCGTAACGGCTGGCAGCATGGGTGTTGACGGCAGCAATGTGGTTGATTATCCTTTGTCGTCCGAAATTACCGACAGCGAATTCGCCCGTATAACAGTCTCGGAGTATGAAAAGGAAATACAGGAAAATCCCTATAACCCCAGGCCTTATTACAACCTGGGCAACCACTATTGCCAGATGGGCCAGAACCGTAAGGCGATGCCTTACCTGTGTAGTGTACTCAGGCTGACCAAGCCCGACAGCGAATTGTATCAGAACGCCAAAAGATTATTGAGAATGATGGGAGCGATATAA
- the moaA gene encoding GTP 3',8-cyclase MoaA, producing the protein MKDRFHRQIDYLRISVTDRCNFKCRYCFPSGGRELLAQSDILSYEEIIRAAQSAIKMGIDKFRITGGEPLLRKGIIGFIEELINLPGTRKVSLTTNGYLLDDYAGELSRLNLHSVNIGLNSLKSDIFQSITGINGMKRVWDGISKLLEVGIRNIKINTVLLNGINENEVLDFARLTINYSLTVRFIEYMPCGNWDEKQEDIVRVGAIKKIIMGKLGELKPVQPDISNGPAQYYRLNDSKGWLGFIAPVSSPFCDKCNRLRLTSDGYLKSCLLSDDEIDIKDILRAEPFEPDKLESVIKQAVLNKPLKHLCRRDNIMSRIGG; encoded by the coding sequence ATGAAAGACAGATTCCATCGCCAAATAGATTACCTGCGCATTTCTGTAACCGACCGATGCAATTTTAAGTGCCGATATTGTTTCCCATCCGGTGGGCGGGAGTTATTGGCGCAATCCGATATTCTTTCGTACGAGGAAATTATCCGGGCGGCGCAGTCAGCCATAAAAATGGGTATCGATAAATTCCGGATAACGGGCGGTGAGCCTTTGTTGAGGAAGGGCATCATTGGGTTTATTGAAGAATTGATTAATTTGCCGGGAACCCGGAAAGTTTCCTTGACTACTAACGGATATTTGCTTGATGATTACGCCGGTGAGTTGAGCAGGCTTAATCTGCACAGTGTTAATATTGGGCTTAATTCCTTGAAATCGGATATTTTTCAGAGTATTACCGGTATAAATGGCATGAAACGGGTTTGGGATGGGATATCTAAACTGCTGGAAGTAGGAATCAGAAACATAAAGATAAATACCGTTTTGCTTAATGGTATAAATGAAAACGAGGTTTTAGATTTTGCCCGCCTGACAATTAATTATTCTTTGACTGTGCGCTTTATAGAGTATATGCCTTGCGGTAATTGGGATGAGAAGCAGGAAGATATTGTCAGGGTTGGCGCTATTAAGAAGATAATAATGGGAAAATTGGGTGAATTGAAGCCTGTTCAGCCCGATATTAGTAACGGCCCGGCCCAGTATTACAGGTTGAATGACAGTAAAGGTTGGTTGGGATTTATCGCCCCGGTTTCGAGCCCATTCTGTGATAAGTGCAACAGGCTCAGATTGACATCGGACGGATATCTTAAGTCTTGTTTGCTTTCCGATGATGAAATAGATATCAAGGATATTCTAAGGGCTGAGCCCTTTGAGCCCGATAAGCTTGAATCCGTCATAAAACAGGCGGTATTGAACAAGCCTTTGAAACATTTATGCCGCCGGGATAATATTATGTCCAGGATAGGAGGATAG
- a CDS encoding sigma-70 family RNA polymerase sigma factor, which yields MDNKPQEQDNLKGGTDNRAPDIELVRASKKGDKKAFEELINRYYKAVFGYIYLRVNNQLTSEELTQETFLRGYRSLRKLSARTGFAEWLFTIARNCHGEWVRDQKRAISHKTETMESAKSTDPELITKAGNAEKERLEDLMHLMKELPENHYLLLTMRFQQGMSCEEIARALDQPVGTVTGTLARAYKLLKDGLKYE from the coding sequence GTGGATAATAAGCCTCAGGAACAGGATAACCTAAAAGGAGGTACTGATAACCGGGCGCCTGATATCGAGTTGGTCCGAGCCTCTAAAAAAGGCGACAAGAAAGCCTTTGAGGAGCTGATTAACAGGTATTATAAGGCTGTTTTCGGGTATATTTACCTGCGGGTAAATAACCAACTTACAAGCGAAGAGCTGACGCAAGAGACCTTTTTACGCGGTTACAGGTCACTTCGAAAGCTGTCAGCCAGAACCGGGTTTGCCGAGTGGCTCTTTACCATTGCCCGAAACTGTCATGGCGAATGGGTTCGTGACCAAAAGCGTGCAATCAGTCATAAAACCGAAACCATGGAATCGGCTAAATCGACCGATCCGGAGCTGATAACCAAGGCCGGCAATGCCGAAAAGGAGAGACTGGAAGACCTGATGCACCTGATGAAGGAACTGCCGGAAAATCATTACCTGCTGTTAACTATGCGGTTCCAACAGGGAATGAGTTGTGAAGAAATCGCCCGGGCGCTTGACCAACCGGTCGGAACGGTAACCGGCACCCTGGCACGAGCTTATAAATTACTGAAAGATGGGCTTAAGTATGAATAA
- the tuf gene encoding elongation factor Tu, whose translation MAKEKFDRTKPHLNVGTIGHIDHGKTSLTSAITNVLAKHKLSNARTYAEIAKGGEQRGETKILTIQVAHVEYQTDKRHYAHIDCPGHADYIKNMITGAAQMDGAILVVSAADGPMPQTREHVLLARQVQVPALVVFLNKCDLVTDPELLELVEVEVRELLTKFQFPGDKIAIIKGSAMKALECLCAKKECPNCGPIWQLMDAIDANIPEPIRQVDKTFLMQIEDVFSIKGRGTVGTGRIERGRVKINDPVDIVGFSKEIRKSVVTGIEMFNKLLDEGITGDNVGILLRGVEKDDLERGMVVSAPGTITPHTKFECEVYILSKDEGGRHTPIFSGYRPQFYFRTTDVTGEVKLPAKVEMVMPGENVSLNVELMTPIAMEDKLRFAIREGGRTVGAGVVTKIVE comes from the coding sequence ATGGCCAAGGAAAAATTTGATCGGACAAAACCACACTTGAATGTGGGAACCATCGGGCACATTGATCACGGCAAAACCAGTTTAACCAGCGCGATTACAAACGTCCTAGCCAAGCATAAATTATCAAACGCCAGGACTTATGCGGAAATAGCCAAGGGCGGTGAGCAACGCGGTGAAACCAAGATTCTGACGATTCAGGTGGCGCACGTTGAATATCAGACAGATAAACGCCATTATGCACACATCGACTGCCCGGGACATGCGGATTACATTAAGAACATGATTACCGGCGCGGCCCAGATGGACGGCGCGATTCTAGTGGTTTCCGCGGCAGACGGCCCGATGCCCCAGACAAGGGAACACGTGCTTCTGGCCCGACAGGTTCAGGTGCCGGCGCTGGTGGTATTCTTGAATAAGTGCGATTTAGTCACTGATCCGGAACTTTTAGAGTTGGTTGAGGTGGAGGTTAGGGAACTCTTGACTAAATTTCAGTTCCCGGGCGACAAGATTGCCATTATCAAAGGTTCGGCAATGAAGGCTTTGGAATGCCTATGCGCCAAGAAGGAATGCCCCAACTGCGGCCCAATCTGGCAGTTAATGGATGCGATTGATGCTAATATTCCGGAACCGATTCGCCAAGTGGATAAGACGTTCCTGATGCAGATTGAAGATGTATTCAGCATCAAAGGGCGCGGTACGGTTGGTACCGGCCGTATCGAACGCGGGAGAGTAAAGATTAATGATCCGGTTGACATTGTCGGATTTTCCAAGGAAATAAGGAAGAGCGTTGTTACCGGTATAGAAATGTTCAATAAACTGCTGGATGAGGGCATTACCGGCGACAATGTCGGCATCTTGCTGCGTGGCGTTGAAAAGGATGATTTGGAACGCGGGATGGTTGTTTCCGCTCCGGGCACAATCACGCCGCACACTAAATTTGAGTGTGAGGTGTACATCCTGTCTAAGGATGAAGGTGGACGCCATACGCCGATTTTCTCCGGATACAGGCCCCAGTTCTACTTCAGGACCACGGATGTTACCGGCGAGGTCAAGCTTCCGGCCAAGGTGGAAATGGTAATGCCGGGCGAGAACGTAAGTTTGAACGTGGAGCTGATGACACCGATAGCCATGGAAGATAAGCTGCGGTTCGCTATTCGTGAAGGCGGCAGGACTGTTGGCGCCGGCGTTGTTACCAAGATAGTAGAATAA